One Hippoglossus hippoglossus isolate fHipHip1 chromosome 13, fHipHip1.pri, whole genome shotgun sequence genomic window carries:
- the LOC117772415 gene encoding ribonucleoside-diphosphate reductase large subunit, translated as MHVIKRDGRQERIMFDKITSRIQKLCYGLNSEFVDPTQITMKVIQGLYSGVTTVELDTLAAEIAATLTTKHPDYAILAARIAVSNLHKETKKVFSEVMEDLYSYVNPLNRLHSPMISKETLDIVLDNKDRLNSAIIFDRDFSYNFFGFKTLERSYLLKINGKVSERPQHMLMRVSVGIHKTDIDAAIETYNLLSEKWFTHASPTLFNAGTNRPQLSSCFLLTMKDDSIEGIYDTLKQCALISKSAGGIGVAVSCIRSTGSYIAGTNGNSNGLVPMLRVYNNTARYVDQGGNKRPGAFAMYLEPWHFDVFDFLELKKNTGKEEQRARDLFYGLWIPDLFMKRVESNQDWSLMCPSESPGLDECWGEEFEKLYTQYEKEGRVKRVVKAQQVWHAIIESQTESGTPYMLYKDACNKKSNQQNLGTIKCSNLCTEIVEYSSGDEVAVCNLASIALNMYVTPERTFDFKKLESVTKVIVKNLNKIIEINFYPVPEADQSNKRHRPIGIGVQGLADAFILMRYPFESPEAQLLNIQIFETIYYAALEASCELAAELGPYDTYEGSPVSKGILQYDMWEKTPTDLCDWKLLKEKIAKHGVRNSLLLAPMPTASTAQILGNNESIEAYTSNIYTRRVLSGEFQIVNPHLLKDLTERGLWSEEMKNQLIGHNGSIQEINEIPDDLKQLYKTVWEISQKTVLKMAADRGAYIDQSQSMNIHIAEPNYGKLTSMHFFGWKQGLKTGMYYLRTKPAANPIQFTLNKEKLNEAQPAKVSEKELKERNTAAMVCSLENKDDCLMCGS; from the exons TGATCCAGGGTCTGTACAGTGGCGTCACCACCGTGGAGCTCGACACTCTGGCTGCGGAGATCGCCGCCACACTCACAACCAAACACCCAGACTACGCCATCCTCGCCGCACGGATCGCCGTCTCCAACCTGCACAAGGAGACGAAGAAAGTGTTCAGTGAGGTGATGGAGGACCTGTACAGCTACGTCAACCCTCTGAATAGACTCCACTCCCCTATGATCTCCAAGGAGACCCTCGACATCGTTCTCGACAACAAAGACCGCCTCAACTCGGCCATCATTTTCGACAGAGATTTCTCCTACAACTTCTTTGGCTTCAAGACTCTGGAGCGCTCCTACCTGCTGAAGATCAACGGCAAAGTGTCCGAGCGGCCGCAGCACATGCTCATGAGAGTGTCTGTTGGCATCCACAAAACAGATATCGATGCCGCCATCGAGACCTACAACCTGCTCTCAGAGAAGTGGTTCACCCACGCGTCTCCTACACTGTTCAACGCAGGAACCAACAGGCCTCAGCTGTccagctgcttcctgctcaCCATGAAGGACGACAGCATCGAGGGCATCTATGACACGCTGAAGCAGTGTGCCCTCATCTCCAAGTCAGCGGGAGGAATCGGCGTGGCAGTCAGCTGCATCAGATCAACGGGGAGCTACATCGCTGGCACCAACGGCAATTCAAACGGGCTGGTCCCCATGCTGAGAGTGTACAACAACACAGCACGTTATGTCGACCAGGGCGGCAACAAGCGACCCGGCGCCTTCGCCATGTACCTGGAGCCTTGGCACTTTGACGTGTTTGACTTCCTAGAGCTGAAGAAGAACACGGGGAAGGAGGAGCAAAGAGCCAGAGATCTTTTCTACGGCTTGTGGATCCCCGACTTGTTCATGAAGAGAGTGGAGAGCAACCAGGACTGGTCTCTGATGTGTCCCAGCGAGTCCCCCGGGCTGGACGAGTGCTGGGGGGAGGAGTTTGAGAAGCTCTACACCCAATATGAGAAGGAGGGTCGGGTCAAGCGTGTTGTGAAGGCTCAGCAGGTGTGGCACGCCATCATCGAGTCCCAGACGGAGTCGGGTACACCGTACATGCTGTACAAAGACGCCTGCAACAAGAAGAGCAACCAGCAGAATCTGGGCACCATCAAATGCAGCAACCTCTGCACCGAAATCGTCGAATACTCCAGTGGCGATGAGGTCGCTGTCTGTAATCTGGCCTCAATCGCTCTCAACATGTACGTCACCCCCGAGCGGACTTTTGACTTCAAGAAACTGGAGTCTGTGACCAAAGTTATCGTGAAGAACCTGAACAAGATCATAGAGATTAACTTCTACCCAGTGCCTGAGGCTGATCAGTCCAACAAGCGCCACAGGCCGATCGGAATCGGCGTCCAGGGCTTGGCCGACGCCTTCATCCTGATGCGTTACCCCTTTGAAAGCCCAGAGGCTCAGCTGCTGAACATCCAGATCTTTGAGACCATCTACTACGCCGCCCTGGAGGCGAGCTGCGAGCTGGCCGCCGAGTTGGGCCCCTACGACACGTACGAAGGCTCCCCTGTCAGCAAGGGCATCCTCCAGTACGACATGTGGGAGAAGACGCCCACCGACCTGTGTGACTGGAAGCTGCTGAAGGAGAAGATCGCCAAGCACGGCGTGAGGAACAGCCTGCTGCTGGCCCCGATGCCCACGGCCTCCACCGCCCAGATCCTGGGCAACAACGAGTCCATCGAGGCCTACACCAGCAACATCTACACCCGCAGGGTCCTGTCCGGAGAGTTTCAGATCGTCAACCCTCATCTGCTCAAAGACCTGACGGAGAGAGGGCTGTGGAGCGAGGAGATGAAAAACCAGCTGATCGGTCACAACGGATCCATTCAG GAAATTAATGAGATTCCAGATGATCTGAAGCAGCTTTATAAAACCGTGTGGGAGATCTCCCAGAAGACGGTACTGAAGATGGCTGCCGACCGCGGCGCCTACATCGACCAGAGCCAGTCCATGAACATCCACATCGCTGAGCCAAACTACGGCAAACTGACCAGCATGCACTTCTTCGGCTGGAAACAA gGTCTGAAGACAGGGATGTACTACCTGAGGACGAAGCCCGCCGCCAACCCCATCCAGTTCACCCTGAACAAGGAGAAGCTGAACGAGGCTCAGCCGGCCAAAGTCTCGGAGAAGGAGCTCAAAGAGCGAAACACGGCAGCCATGGTTTGTTCTCTGGAGAACAAAGACGATTGCCTCATGTGTGGATCCTAA